The proteins below come from a single Nostoc sp. KVJ3 genomic window:
- a CDS encoding DNA adenine methylase, with the protein MGKNKLIAFGWYGGKFSHLDWLLPLLPDAQHYCEPFGGSAAVLLNRNPSPVETYNDFDGELVNFFRVLREQKESLIEAIGLTPFSREEFEIAISEHTPNLSDFERARRFFIKARQVRTGLAQKASSGRWAHCKLTSRAGMAGAVSRWLGSVEDLPGIVQRLLRVQMEHDSAVKVIQRYDSEETLFYCDPPYPHASRGDRQAYAYEMTDEQHRELSDVLHNIQGKVAISSYQCSLMEELYSDWKYIQAPTKACHSTKGLRTETLWVNYALDNITKNTVNSTQTQQVEPQCQSHQLSLI; encoded by the coding sequence ATGGGTAAAAACAAGCTGATAGCTTTTGGCTGGTATGGTGGAAAGTTCAGCCATCTTGATTGGCTTTTACCCCTTTTACCAGATGCCCAGCATTACTGTGAACCATTTGGAGGTTCAGCAGCAGTTTTACTCAATCGAAACCCCTCACCAGTAGAAACGTACAATGATTTTGATGGTGAATTAGTAAACTTTTTTCGCGTACTCAGGGAGCAAAAGGAAAGCCTGATTGAGGCTATTGGTCTAACTCCTTTTTCTCGTGAAGAATTTGAAATAGCAATCTCTGAGCATACTCCAAATTTATCTGATTTTGAACGAGCTAGACGATTTTTTATTAAGGCTAGACAGGTTAGAACTGGGTTAGCACAGAAGGCAAGTTCTGGTAGGTGGGCACACTGTAAACTAACAAGCCGTGCGGGGATGGCTGGTGCAGTTTCCAGATGGTTAGGAAGTGTAGAAGATTTACCTGGGATTGTTCAAAGACTTTTACGAGTTCAGATGGAGCATGACTCAGCAGTTAAAGTCATTCAACGCTATGATTCTGAAGAGACTTTGTTTTATTGCGATCCTCCGTATCCACATGCTTCAAGAGGCGATCGTCAAGCTTACGCTTACGAGATGACAGATGAACAACATCGGGAACTGAGTGATGTTCTTCATAATATCCAAGGCAAAGTTGCTATCTCAAGTTATCAATGCTCTCTTATGGAAGAACTTTACAGTGATTGGAAATATATCCAAGCACCCACTAAAGCTTGCCATTCTACAAAAGGATTGCGAACAGAAACCCTGTGGGTAAATTATGCACTAGATAATATTACAAAAAATACTGTTAATAGCACTCAGACACAACAGGTAGAACCTCAATGTCAATCCCACCAGCTATCCTTGATTTAG
- the pruA gene encoding L-glutamate gamma-semialdehyde dehydrogenase: MVLQVQTSTYEAKTQEIAKQLLAATQENRSFFSSLRDQMRWDDKLLAWAMSNPGLRVQLFRFIDTLPALHSKSEIASHLQEYLGDESVELPAALKGMLNFANPDSMPGQVAATTVGTAVETLAHKYISGENIKQVIKTVERLRKEKMAFTIDLLGEAVITEAEAQSYLERYLELMQQLVEASKNWTAIPAIDEADGEAIPKVQVSVKLTAFYSQFDPLDAKGSEERVSDRIRILLRRAKELGAAVHFDMEQYAYKDITFSILKKLLLEEEFRQRTDIGMTIQAYLRDSEQDTKDVISWLKERGYPLTIRLVKGAYWDQETIKAAQKHWKQPVYNDKAATDANFETITQLLLENHQYVYSAIGSHNVRSHSRAIAIAESLNVPRRRFELQVLYGMGDKVAKALVDRGYRVRVYCPYGELLPGMAYLIRRLLENTANSSFLRQNLENRPIEELLAPPIVKEEKNSLTPNSSLLTPNSNFLGAADTDYSEEEVRTKTAQAFQSVRQQLGKTYLPLINGEYVNTAEFVDSLNPSNFSEIVGKVGLISVEQAEQAMQAAKAAFPGWRKTPAKQRADILRQAGDLMEERRAELSAWIVLEVGKPVKEADGEVSEAIDFCRYYADEIERLDKGVNYDVAGENNRYIYQPRGIVVVISPWNFPLAIACGMTVAALVSGNCTLLKPAETSSVITAKLTEILIEAGFPKGVFQYVPGKGSQVGAYLVNHPDTHVIAFTGSQEVGCRIYAEAAILKPGQKHMKRVIAEMGGKNAIIVDESSDLDQAVVGVVQSAFGYSGQKCSAASRVIVLEPIYDTFVQRLVEATKSLNIGEAELPSTQVGPVIDANARDRIREYIEKGKAEAEVALELPAPEQGYFIGPVIFSEVSPNAVISQEEIFGPVLAVIRVKDFQEALAVANGTNYALTGGLYSRTPSHIQQAQTEFEVGNLYINRNITGAIVGRQPFGGFKLSGVGSKAGGPDYLLQFLEPRAVTENIQRQGFAPIEGAE; encoded by the coding sequence AATTATTAGCTTGGGCAATGAGTAATCCTGGCTTACGGGTACAACTATTTCGCTTCATAGATACCCTACCTGCTTTACACAGTAAATCAGAAATTGCCTCACACTTACAAGAATATTTAGGTGATGAGTCTGTAGAATTACCGGCAGCTTTGAAGGGAATGCTAAACTTTGCTAACCCCGACTCTATGCCAGGACAAGTTGCTGCGACAACTGTTGGTACAGCAGTTGAGACTCTTGCTCATAAATATATTTCTGGGGAAAATATTAAACAAGTCATTAAAACAGTTGAACGACTGCGAAAAGAAAAAATGGCTTTTACCATTGACTTACTTGGTGAAGCGGTGATTACTGAAGCCGAAGCGCAGTCTTATCTAGAACGCTATCTAGAATTAATGCAACAATTGGTAGAAGCATCGAAGAATTGGACAGCTATCCCGGCTATTGATGAGGCTGATGGCGAAGCAATCCCAAAAGTTCAGGTTTCTGTGAAGTTAACGGCGTTTTATTCCCAATTTGACCCTTTAGATGCTAAAGGTAGTGAAGAGCGAGTTAGCGATCGCATTCGGATTCTCTTACGTCGTGCTAAAGAGTTGGGCGCAGCTGTGCATTTTGATATGGAACAGTATGCCTATAAGGATATAACTTTCAGCATTCTGAAAAAACTGTTACTAGAAGAAGAATTTCGGCAACGCACAGATATTGGCATGACCATTCAAGCATATCTGCGTGATAGCGAGCAAGATACCAAAGACGTAATTTCTTGGTTGAAAGAACGTGGTTATCCTCTGACAATCCGTTTGGTGAAAGGCGCATATTGGGATCAGGAAACTATTAAAGCAGCCCAAAAGCATTGGAAACAGCCAGTTTACAACGATAAAGCGGCAACTGATGCTAACTTTGAAACCATCACTCAGTTATTGTTAGAAAATCATCAATATGTATATTCTGCCATTGGTAGCCATAATGTGCGATCGCATTCTCGCGCTATTGCCATCGCTGAAAGTTTAAATGTCCCTCGCCGTCGCTTTGAATTGCAAGTCCTCTACGGGATGGGAGATAAAGTTGCCAAAGCATTGGTTGACAGAGGTTATCGAGTCAGAGTTTACTGTCCCTATGGTGAATTATTACCGGGAATGGCGTATTTAATTCGTCGATTGTTGGAAAATACCGCTAATAGTTCTTTTTTACGGCAAAATCTCGAAAATCGACCAATTGAGGAATTATTAGCGCCGCCAATTGTCAAAGAAGAAAAAAACTCTTTAACTCCTAACTCCTCACTCCTAACTCCTAACTCTAATTTCCTTGGTGCTGCTGATACCGATTACTCTGAGGAAGAAGTGAGAACGAAAACAGCGCAAGCGTTCCAAAGTGTTCGTCAACAGTTGGGTAAAACTTATTTGCCGTTGATTAATGGGGAATATGTTAACACGGCAGAATTTGTTGATTCTCTTAATCCTTCTAATTTCAGTGAAATAGTTGGTAAAGTTGGGTTGATTAGCGTTGAACAAGCAGAACAGGCGATGCAAGCAGCCAAAGCAGCGTTTCCTGGTTGGAGGAAAACACCCGCAAAACAACGCGCTGATATTTTGCGTCAAGCGGGTGATTTGATGGAAGAACGCCGCGCCGAACTTTCAGCTTGGATAGTTTTGGAAGTTGGGAAACCAGTTAAGGAAGCTGATGGAGAGGTTTCGGAAGCGATAGACTTTTGTCGGTACTATGCTGATGAGATCGAACGGCTAGATAAAGGTGTTAATTACGACGTAGCTGGCGAAAATAACCGTTATATTTACCAGCCAAGGGGAATTGTTGTAGTAATTTCTCCCTGGAATTTTCCGCTAGCGATCGCATGTGGAATGACAGTTGCAGCCTTAGTTTCAGGAAATTGTACTCTCCTCAAGCCGGCGGAAACATCTTCTGTAATTACGGCAAAACTCACAGAGATTTTAATCGAAGCTGGTTTCCCTAAAGGTGTATTTCAATACGTACCTGGTAAGGGTTCCCAAGTCGGTGCTTATTTGGTAAATCATCCAGATACTCATGTAATTGCTTTTACGGGTTCCCAGGAAGTTGGCTGTCGAATTTACGCAGAAGCGGCAATATTGAAACCCGGACAAAAGCACATGAAACGGGTAATTGCAGAAATGGGTGGCAAAAATGCCATTATTGTCGATGAAAGTTCTGATTTAGACCAAGCGGTTGTCGGGGTAGTGCAGTCAGCATTTGGTTATAGCGGCCAAAAATGTTCTGCTGCCTCCAGGGTGATTGTGCTGGAACCGATTTATGATACCTTTGTGCAGAGATTGGTAGAAGCGACAAAATCCTTGAATATTGGGGAAGCAGAGTTACCGAGTACCCAAGTTGGGCCAGTAATTGATGCTAATGCCCGCGATCGCATCCGCGAGTATATTGAAAAGGGTAAGGCAGAAGCAGAAGTAGCCTTAGAGTTACCAGCACCCGAACAAGGATATTTTATCGGCCCTGTGATTTTTAGTGAAGTCTCGCCCAATGCGGTAATTTCCCAAGAAGAAATTTTTGGCCCTGTGCTAGCGGTAATTCGAGTAAAAGATTTCCAGGAAGCCTTAGCAGTCGCCAACGGGACAAACTACGCCTTAACTGGCGGACTTTATTCTAGAACGCCTTCGCATATTCAGCAAGCGCAGACAGAATTTGAAGTCGGGAATTTGTACATCAACCGCAATATTACCGGAGCGATCGTTGGGCGGCAACCTTTTGGTGGATTCAAACTTTCGGGAGTGGGTTCTAAAGCGGGTGGCCCTGATTACCTGCTGCAATTTCTGGAACCACGTGCGGTAACAGAAAATATTCAGCGTCAAGGTTTTGCACCAATTGAAGGTGCAGAGTGA
- a CDS encoding restriction endonuclease, SacI family, translated as MSIPPAILDLAFERVVYGLTQPVIHDVAISSNVEFVCRNPQNRAGVRLLLACCLAKSHKPNLDIRKPYTEIGDLDCYSGRTYDEAYITSFINKHELPCNPTTAFLTPALRNRNIFLTPEVNLVGKPPILYKTVLSLLDDVYSGRVLAEDVLAETIRYLLIVKNEKRQRIASLLADLRTVKGGIPLSTEAIVKLIEQHLNCRNSSRLPVLIVAAAYQAASAYLGQRHLALANHNAADKQTGALGDLEIMLLNEENVITSYEMKMKKVTVDDINHAIQKIRNSPQKIDNYIFITTDLIDQSVQEYASDVYEKTGGIELVVLDCISFIRYFLHLFHRLRMFFLETYQQLVLDEPDSAVSQPLKEAFLALRQAAESSKEELEE; from the coding sequence ATGTCAATCCCACCAGCTATCCTTGATTTAGCTTTTGAAAGGGTTGTTTACGGTTTGACACAACCAGTTATACATGATGTTGCTATCTCTAGTAATGTAGAATTTGTGTGTCGTAACCCTCAAAATAGAGCGGGTGTCCGATTGCTATTAGCCTGTTGTTTAGCAAAATCTCATAAACCAAATCTAGATATTCGCAAACCCTATACCGAAATTGGTGATTTAGACTGTTATTCAGGTCGGACATACGATGAAGCATATATCACTAGCTTTATTAATAAACATGAATTACCATGTAACCCAACAACAGCTTTCCTCACTCCAGCACTTCGTAATAGAAATATTTTTCTGACACCAGAAGTTAATTTAGTTGGCAAACCTCCCATTCTTTACAAAACTGTACTCTCCCTGCTTGATGACGTTTATTCCGGTCGAGTCTTAGCTGAAGATGTGCTTGCCGAAACTATCAGATATCTTTTAATCGTTAAAAATGAAAAACGTCAACGTATTGCTAGTCTACTGGCAGATTTAAGAACAGTTAAAGGTGGGATTCCGCTCTCTACTGAAGCAATTGTCAAATTGATTGAGCAGCACTTAAATTGTCGGAATTCCAGTCGCTTGCCTGTCCTGATTGTAGCTGCTGCTTACCAAGCCGCTTCAGCTTATTTGGGACAAAGGCATCTAGCTCTTGCAAACCATAATGCTGCGGATAAGCAAACAGGGGCACTTGGAGATTTAGAAATTATGCTTCTTAACGAAGAAAATGTAATTACTAGCTATGAAATGAAAATGAAGAAGGTTACGGTGGATGATATTAACCATGCCATCCAGAAGATTAGAAATTCTCCTCAAAAGATTGACAACTACATTTTTATAACTACAGATTTGATTGATCAATCTGTTCAAGAATATGCTTCAGATGTATATGAAAAAACAGGTGGGATTGAACTTGTAGTTTTGGATTGTATCAGTTTTATTCGTTATTTTCTACATCTTTTCCATCGATTAAGAATGTTTTTTTTGGAGACATATCAACAATTAGTACTCGATGAACCTGATAGTGCTGTCAGCCAACCTTTAAAAGAGGCATTCCTCGCACTACGCCAAGCTGCTGAAAGTAGCAAAGAGGAGTTAGAAGAATGA